In Nitrososphaerales archaeon, a genomic segment contains:
- a CDS encoding KEOPS complex subunit Pcc1, whose amino-acid sequence MGTELKLVVHCENRRVADSIYKSLLPDNVNFPPGVSMNMEVKGKELMIDIKCEKNIETLISMVDELLENIQVLLGVIKVVKG is encoded by the coding sequence ATGGGGACAGAGTTAAAGTTGGTAGTTCATTGTGAGAATCGTCGTGTAGCAGATAGCATATATAAGAGCCTTTTACCCGATAATGTCAATTTCCCTCCAGGGGTATCGATGAATATGGAGGTAAAGGGTAAAGAGTTAATGATCGATATTAAATGTGAGAAGAATATCGAAACTTTAATATCTATGGTGGATGAATTACTGGAGAATATTCAAGTTTTATTGGGTGTAATAAAGGTGGTGAAGGGCTGA
- the serS gene encoding serine--tRNA ligase, protein MLDIKLVRENPELIREMLRKRGMSFPLDRLIDLDRTRRTLITEVQRLKHQRNVVSEEISNLKKQGVDISTKIAEMRELSNKILEMDANIRKVEEEFNNLMLQLPNLIHESVPEGKDENDNVVVRSWGSPPRFDFEPKDHIDLGLKLDLIDLDRAGKVAGARFYFLKGDLVLLNYALIRFALEFMKARGFTLIQPPYMLKREAMSGAIILSDFEDVIYKLEGEDLYLIGTSEHALAAMHMNEVLDGKVLPLRYTGISPCFRKEAGTHGRDTKGIFRVHQFEKVEQFVYCKPEDSWKEHELMINNAEEFFKQLGIPYRVVLLCSGDMGKVAAKTYDLEAWFPGQGKYREVVSCSNCTDYQARRLNIRYRDKPHEEPKFVHMLNSTLVATERALIAIMENYQQKDGSIAIPQVLQPYMGGLKIIGSK, encoded by the coding sequence ATGCTGGATATCAAACTGGTCCGAGAGAACCCTGAGTTGATTAGAGAGATGTTAAGAAAGCGTGGTATGAGCTTCCCTTTAGATAGGTTGATAGATCTTGATCGAACTCGAAGAACTCTGATTACAGAGGTTCAAAGATTAAAGCATCAGAGGAATGTGGTATCGGAAGAGATCAGTAATTTGAAGAAGCAAGGTGTGGATATTTCAACAAAGATTGCCGAAATGAGAGAATTATCGAATAAGATCCTGGAGATGGATGCTAATATCCGTAAAGTAGAGGAAGAATTCAATAACCTTATGCTCCAGCTACCAAACCTTATCCATGAATCTGTACCAGAGGGGAAGGATGAAAATGATAATGTGGTAGTAAGAAGTTGGGGCTCTCCTCCTCGATTCGATTTTGAGCCTAAGGACCACATCGATCTAGGCCTAAAATTGGACCTCATCGATTTAGATAGGGCTGGTAAAGTTGCAGGGGCAAGGTTTTACTTTCTAAAAGGCGATCTGGTACTTCTTAATTATGCTCTGATTCGTTTCGCACTAGAGTTTATGAAAGCGAGAGGTTTTACTCTGATCCAACCCCCATACATGTTGAAAAGGGAAGCGATGTCGGGAGCTATAATCCTCTCAGATTTTGAAGATGTAATATATAAGTTGGAAGGAGAGGACCTGTACTTGATAGGTACTTCTGAACACGCCCTCGCTGCGATGCATATGAATGAAGTTTTGGATGGTAAAGTTTTACCGTTAAGGTACACTGGTATAAGCCCATGCTTTAGAAAAGAGGCAGGTACTCACGGTAGAGATACGAAGGGGATCTTTCGAGTCCATCAATTCGAAAAGGTAGAGCAGTTTGTATATTGTAAACCTGAGGATTCTTGGAAGGAGCATGAGCTCATGATAAACAATGCTGAGGAATTCTTCAAACAACTGGGAATACCTTATCGGGTAGTGTTACTATGCTCTGGAGATATGGGCAAGGTGGCTGCTAAAACTTATGATCTAGAGGCCTGGTTCCCTGGCCAAGGAAAGTATCGTGAAGTCGTCTCATGTAGCAATTGTACAGATTATCAAGCGAGAAGGCTGAATATAAGGTATAGAGATAAGCCACATGAAGAACCTAAGTTTGTACATATGCTGAATAGCACATTGGTGGCTACCGAGAGGGCCTTGATCGCGATCATGGAGAATTATCAACAGAAGGATGGTAGTATAGCTATCCCTCAAGTTTTACAACCTTATATGGGCGGTTTGAAGATCATCGGTAGCAAATAG